Proteins found in one Zea mays cultivar B73 chromosome 1, Zm-B73-REFERENCE-NAM-5.0, whole genome shotgun sequence genomic segment:
- the LOC103637726 gene encoding 65-kDa microtubule-associated protein 3 isoform X2, whose protein sequence is MRKKKVERWDQFVDVIEQIKKVASEIRPADFVPFRIHVDQSDQSLRKLEELTKELQSLQKEKSDRLKQVMEHLNTLHSLCEVLGVDFKQTVNEVHPSLGEADESKNLSNCTIESPASATSRLRELKVQRMQKLQDLASSMLELWNLMDTPLEEQQMFQNVTCNIAASEHEITEPNTLSIDFLSYVESEVLRLEQLKASKMKDLVIKKKTELEEHRRRAHLFGEEGYAAEFRDEAIELDDTIIKTIETAPNNELKKAKEIIQRIRRRELYKVHRIFIIARRRSTLRLKSTSSVKRLLCGTFECYMSLLHISPWTS, encoded by the exons atgagaaagaagaaagttgAAAGATGGGACCAATTTGTTGATGTCATAGAGCAAATTAAGAAGGTTGCATCTGAAATCAGGCCTGCAGATTTTGTACCCTTTAGAATTCATGTGGATCAGTCTGATCAGTCTTTAAGAAAGCTGGAGGAGCTAACGAAAGAGCTGCAATCCCTTCAGAAGGAGAAG AGTGATCGGCTGAAGCAAGTCATGGAACATCTTAACACTTTGCATTCGTTATGCGAGGTGCTTGGTGTAGACTTCAAACAAACAGTAAATGAGGTGCACCCTAGCCTGGGTGAGGCTGATGAATCAAAGAACCTAAGCAACTGTACAATTGAAAGCCCTGCATCAGCTACAAGCAGACTGCGTGAATTGAAAGTCCAGAGGATGCAAAAG CTTCAAGATTTGGCCTCTAGCATGCTTGAACTTTGGAATCTCATGGATACACCACTTGAAGAACAGCAGATGTTCCAGAATGTAACGTGCAATATTGCTGCTTCTGAACATGAAATAACTGAGCCTAACACCCTCTCTATTGACTTCCTCAGCTAC GTGGAATCTGAAGTTTTAAGACTCGAGCAACTTAAAGCGAGCAAGATGAAAGACCTTGTTATAAAAAAGAAGACAGAACTGGAAGAGCATAGGAGACGTGCTCATTTGTTTGGCGAGGAAGGCTATGCAGCTGAATTTCGCGATGAGGCTATTGAG TTGGATGACACAATCATCAAAACCATTGAGACTGCTCCCAACAATGAACTGAAAAAAGCAAAAGAAATCATTCAACGTATTCGCCGAAGAGAACTTTACAAG GTGCATAGGATATTCATCATCGCACGAAGGCGAAGCACATTGAGATTGAAATCCACTTCATCCGTAAAAAGGTTGCTTTGTGGCACCTTCGAGTGCTACATGTCCCTTCTGCACATCAGTCCATGGACATCATGA
- the LOC103637726 gene encoding 65-kDa microtubule-associated protein 3 isoform X3 has product MRKKKVERWDQFVDVIEQIKKVASEIRPADFVPFRIHVDQSDQSLRKLEELTKELQSLQKEKSDRLKQVMEHLNTLHSLCEVLGVDFKQTVNEVHPSLGEADESKNLSNCTIESPASATSRLRELKVQRMQKLQDLASSMLELWNLMDTPLEEQQMFQNVTCNIAASEHEITEPNTLSIDFLSYVESEVLRLEQLKASKMKDLVIKKKTELEEHRRRAHLFGEEGYAAEFRDEAIELDDTIIKTIETAPNNELKKAKEIIQRIRRRELYKDIHHRTKAKHIEIEIHFIRKKVALWHLRVLHVPSAHQSMDIMT; this is encoded by the exons atgagaaagaagaaagttgAAAGATGGGACCAATTTGTTGATGTCATAGAGCAAATTAAGAAGGTTGCATCTGAAATCAGGCCTGCAGATTTTGTACCCTTTAGAATTCATGTGGATCAGTCTGATCAGTCTTTAAGAAAGCTGGAGGAGCTAACGAAAGAGCTGCAATCCCTTCAGAAGGAGAAG AGTGATCGGCTGAAGCAAGTCATGGAACATCTTAACACTTTGCATTCGTTATGCGAGGTGCTTGGTGTAGACTTCAAACAAACAGTAAATGAGGTGCACCCTAGCCTGGGTGAGGCTGATGAATCAAAGAACCTAAGCAACTGTACAATTGAAAGCCCTGCATCAGCTACAAGCAGACTGCGTGAATTGAAAGTCCAGAGGATGCAAAAG CTTCAAGATTTGGCCTCTAGCATGCTTGAACTTTGGAATCTCATGGATACACCACTTGAAGAACAGCAGATGTTCCAGAATGTAACGTGCAATATTGCTGCTTCTGAACATGAAATAACTGAGCCTAACACCCTCTCTATTGACTTCCTCAGCTAC GTGGAATCTGAAGTTTTAAGACTCGAGCAACTTAAAGCGAGCAAGATGAAAGACCTTGTTATAAAAAAGAAGACAGAACTGGAAGAGCATAGGAGACGTGCTCATTTGTTTGGCGAGGAAGGCTATGCAGCTGAATTTCGCGATGAGGCTATTGAG TTGGATGACACAATCATCAAAACCATTGAGACTGCTCCCAACAATGAACTGAAAAAAGCAAAAGAAATCATTCAACGTATTCGCCGAAGAGAACTTTACAAG GATATTCATCATCGCACGAAGGCGAAGCACATTGAGATTGAAATCCACTTCATCCGTAAAAAGGTTGCTTTGTGGCACCTTCGAGTGCTACATGTCCCTTCTGCACATCAGTCCATGGACATCATGACTTAG